One Amorphoplanes digitatis genomic window carries:
- a CDS encoding suppressor of fused domain protein, with protein sequence MADVIEHLESFLGHMSGGSRGDETTPEGVQLAWFPDSPFPGVTTPVTVDLSRRHLAMPNGGALHQELMMHVPKSDYPARAAGLLFQVAGEMVRRGSALQHAQVIGPHGPLFPGSQMTAMVAISPLYLPDASAFVRVEDSVPVVLTWLVPITDGEAEFSSEDPPRPSQPVGRPGWSAQSGRHNATAAATGVSAAESVSTRWGRHPYAAWTLAQRGGKFEP encoded by the coding sequence GTGGCTGATGTGATCGAGCATCTGGAGTCGTTTCTTGGGCATATGTCTGGCGGCAGCCGAGGTGATGAAACGACGCCAGAAGGGGTGCAGTTGGCGTGGTTCCCTGACTCGCCGTTCCCCGGGGTGACGACGCCGGTCACCGTCGACCTGTCACGGCGTCATCTCGCTATGCCGAATGGTGGGGCTTTGCACCAAGAGTTGATGATGCATGTTCCAAAGAGCGACTATCCGGCCAGAGCTGCGGGGCTGTTGTTCCAGGTGGCCGGTGAGATGGTGCGCCGGGGATCCGCATTGCAGCATGCTCAGGTCATCGGCCCGCATGGTCCCCTGTTTCCGGGCAGTCAGATGACGGCCATGGTCGCGATCAGCCCGTTGTATCTGCCCGACGCCTCTGCTTTTGTCCGCGTCGAGGATTCGGTGCCAGTGGTCTTGACGTGGTTGGTGCCGATCACCGATGGCGAGGCCGAATTTAGCTCGGAAGACCCGCCACGGCCTTCCCAGCCGGTGGGCCGTCCAGGCTGGTCGGCGCAATCGGGCCGACACAACGCCACCGCCGCCGCGACCGGCGTGAGTGCGGCAGAGAGCGTGTCGACCCGCTGGGGTCGCCACCCCTATGCGGCCTGGACCCTCGCGCAGCGCGGGGGGAAGTTCGAACCGTGA